The Oceanidesulfovibrio indonesiensis genome has a segment encoding these proteins:
- a CDS encoding dihydrodipicolinate synthase family protein has product MTAHLKGLIPNTVTPMNEQGRPDATGIRNLTEFLINSGVGGLWVLGSAGEDVHVGLNDRIQVVKETVRAAAGRVPVIAGIGPSCLTDALWYAEALGQDQPDAYHSLPYDLKMDDATLVRHMTRLAEGLPRPLWLYHNPKRGKAISIPVARELREHPKIAGLKMGGYNLSELWSVMGLARDDFQVSGAGGGQMFPLLAMGATIHMTSDANCYPEIFLELWRLFDSGDLDAARAMQRRINALSAAIPRTGNGEYAAEEKYILSRRGVIQPHVNPSYRTLNSTEQSVLDKVLKDFGFPWA; this is encoded by the coding sequence ATGACCGCTCACCTGAAAGGCCTTATCCCCAACACGGTCACCCCAATGAACGAACAAGGGCGACCTGACGCCACGGGCATTCGGAATTTGACGGAGTTTCTCATCAACTCCGGCGTCGGTGGGCTGTGGGTTCTCGGTTCGGCCGGCGAAGATGTGCACGTTGGCCTTAACGACCGGATCCAAGTCGTCAAGGAAACAGTGCGCGCTGCCGCCGGCCGGGTGCCCGTCATCGCCGGCATCGGCCCATCCTGTCTCACCGACGCATTGTGGTATGCCGAGGCGTTGGGCCAGGACCAACCTGACGCCTACCACAGCCTGCCGTACGACCTTAAAATGGATGACGCGACCCTCGTCAGACACATGACGCGACTTGCCGAAGGATTGCCCCGTCCCTTGTGGCTTTACCACAACCCAAAACGCGGCAAGGCAATCTCCATACCTGTGGCGCGCGAGCTCCGCGAGCATCCGAAAATCGCCGGCCTGAAAATGGGCGGGTACAACCTGAGCGAACTCTGGAGCGTGATGGGTCTTGCCCGTGACGATTTCCAGGTCTCCGGCGCAGGCGGGGGCCAGATGTTCCCGCTGCTGGCCATGGGCGCAACGATCCACATGACCAGTGACGCGAATTGCTATCCCGAGATTTTCCTTGAGCTCTGGAGGCTCTTCGACTCCGGCGACCTCGACGCGGCTCGCGCAATGCAACGCCGGATCAACGCGCTATCGGCCGCCATACCCCGTACCGGCAACGGCGAGTACGCCGCCGAGGAAAAGTACATCCTGTCCAGGCGAGGCGTCATCCAGCCTCACGTGAACCCAAGCTACCGCACCCTGAACTCCACGGAACAAAGCGTCCTGGACAAGGTGCTCAAGGATTTCGGTTTCCCATGGGCGTAA